Proteins found in one Oribacterium sp. oral taxon 102 genomic segment:
- a CDS encoding IS3 family transposase translates to MILDYQHAYRLVFEYIETFYNTVRLHSHCDYCSPGQYEEQYLEKLEESLKLVS, encoded by the coding sequence GTGATACTTGATTATCAACATGCTTATCGTCTTGTATTTGAGTATATTGAAACTTTCTATAATACAGTGAGGCTCCATAGTCATTGTGATTACTGCTCACCGGGTCAGTATGAGGAGCAATACCTGGAGAAACTGGAGGAGTCTCTCAAGCTCGTAAGCTGA